One genomic region from Xyrauchen texanus isolate HMW12.3.18 chromosome 4, RBS_HiC_50CHRs, whole genome shotgun sequence encodes:
- the rad51d gene encoding DNA repair protein RAD51 homolog 4 isoform X1 — translation MVVLREGICPGLNEDFIKALQAEDIRTVEDFVSSNPEELAQKCSLSYKALVAVRRVLLAQYTAFPVSGADLYEELLSSTAILSTGSPRFQPVHKSVFHINIIIRYFIFRLCAILHCLVFSLDKLLDSGLYTGEITELTGSPGSGKTQVCLSVAVNISHQLKQSVFYIDTNGGICANRLLQMLQTKTSNMEEQMEALQKIKVFRVFDVYSLLSSLQHLRSNGLQKASIGGGSVKVLMVDSVSAVLSSMLGGKQNEGMSLLMQVAGELKMIAKDLNLAILVTNHVTKDGNGQLKAGLGQSWSHVPRTRVLLQRVESPGASSTSLRTATLTKSSRQACHLVEEFDLCHWSEEMRTSISGKRKLESS, via the exons ATGGTGGTCTTGAGAGAAGGTATCTGCCCTGGATTGAATGAAGACTTCATCAAAGCTTTACAGGCAGAAGACATCAGGACAG TTGAAGACTTTGTCTCATCTAACCCAGAAGAACTTGCACAAAAGTGTTCATTGTCTTATaag GCTCTAGTAGCTGTCCGGCGTGTGCTCTTGGCTCAGTACACTGCTTTTCCTGTCTCTGGAGCTGATCTCTACGAGGAGCTGTTGAGCTCCACTGCAATTCTGTCCACTGGCAGTCCCAGGTTTCAACCAGTGCACAAATCTGTATttcatataaacataataataaggTATTTTATATTCAGGCTCTGTGCCATACTGCATTGTCTTGTCTTCAGTTTGGATAAGCTCCTAGATTCTGGGCTGTACACAGGGGAAATAACTGagctgacaggaagtccagggagTGGGAAAACACAG GTGTGTCTTAGTGTTGCAGTCAATATATCCCACCAGCTGAAGCAGAGTGTGTTTTACATCGACACAAATGGTGGCATATGTGCAAACCGACTTCTTCAGATGCTACAAACCAAGACCTCTAATATGGAAGAGCAG ATGGAGGCTCTTCAAAAAATCAAGGTATTCAGAGTATTTGATGTCTACTCCTTGCTTTCAAGCCTTCAACATCTAAGATCTAATGGCCTTCAGAAG GCCTCCATTGGAGGTGGTTCAGTCAAAGTGTTAATGGTGGATTCAGTCTCTGCAGTGCTGTCATCCATGCTCGGaggaaaacaaaatgagg GTATGTCGCTGCTGATGCAAGTTGCTGGCGAGTTGAAGATGATCGCTAAAGACCTCAACCTTGCCATTCTG GTGACAAACCACGTGACCAAAGATGGAAATGGACAATTGAAAGCTGGACTTGGACAATCATGGAGCCATGTTCCACGCACACGTGTACTCCTGCAGAGAGTGGAGAGCCCAGGAGCTTCGTCCACTAGCTTACGAACCGCAACTCTGACCAAATCGTCACGACag
- the LOC127636467 gene encoding transmembrane protein 248: MVLLLNPLENLKTYISNRPPLVIFMVSVSAVAIAFLTIGYFFKIKEIKSPEMTEDWNTFLLQFNEIDFCISENETLKHSLNESTTPESTVTSSQVRSSTQSPPLLEDPGPINISVAITLTLDPLRPFGGYSRNITHLYASVLGQQVGLSGREAHEEMNITFTLPVAWNSDDCVLHGRCEQMVFSTCMTITAASNVFPVTVQPPHCIPETYSNATSWYKIFTTARDSDSKYTQEYNPFWCYKGAIGKVYHALNPKLTVIVPDDDRSLINLHLMHTSYFLFVMVITMFCYAVIKGRPGKVRQNNPDFYPEKVALSAG; this comes from the exons ATG GTGTTGTTGTTGAATCCACTGGAGAATCTTAAGACCTACATAAGTAATCGTCCGCCACTGGTCATTTTTATGGTCAGCGTCAGTGCTGTGGCCATTGCTTTTCTCACTATTGGATACTTTTTTAAGATCAAGGAGATCAAATCACCTGAGATGACAGAG GATTGGAACACATTCCTTCTCCAATTTAATGAGATTGACTTTTGCATCTCGGAAAATGAGACACTGAAGCATAGCTTGAACGAGTCTACTACACCAGAGAGCACAGTAACCAGCAGCCAGGTGCGATCCAGCACCCAGTCACCACCCCTCCTGGAGGACCCAGGGCCAATCAACATCTCTGTGGCCATCACACTGACCCTGGATCCGTTGCGGCCGTTTGGGGGCTATTCACGTAATATTACCCACCTTTACGCCAGTGTGCTCGGGCAGCAAGTTGGCCTTTCAG GCAGAGAGGCCCATGAAGAGATGAACATCACTTTCACCCTGCCTGTAGCCTGGAACTCAGATGACTGTGTTCTACATGGCCGTTGTGAGCAGATGGTCTTTAGCACCTGTATGACCATCACAGCAGCCAGTAATGTCTTCCCTGTCACAGT GCAGCCACCTCACTGTATCCCAGAGACCTACAGCAATGCCACATCCTGGTACAAGATTTTCACCACAGCGCGAGACTCGGACTCTAAGTACACACAGGAATACAACCCATTCTGGTGTTACAAAGGTGCCATTGGGAAGGTGTATCACGCACTGAATCCTAAGCTCACTGTCATCGTTCCAGAT GATGATCGCTCTCTCATTAACCTGCACCTCATGCACACCAGCTACTTCCTGTTTGTGATGGTCATCACAATGTTCTGCTACGCAGTCATCAAGGGCAGGCCTGGCAAAGTTCGACAGAACAACCCAGATTTCTATCCTGAAAAG GTGGCCTTGTCAGCAGGATAA
- the rad51d gene encoding DNA repair protein RAD51 homolog 4 isoform X2 yields MVVLREGICPGLNEDFIKALQAEDIRTVEDFVSSNPEELAQKCSLSYKALVAVRRVLLAQYTAFPVSGADLYEELLSSTAILSTGSPSLDKLLDSGLYTGEITELTGSPGSGKTQVCLSVAVNISHQLKQSVFYIDTNGGICANRLLQMLQTKTSNMEEQMEALQKIKVFRVFDVYSLLSSLQHLRSNGLQKASIGGGSVKVLMVDSVSAVLSSMLGGKQNEGMSLLMQVAGELKMIAKDLNLAILVTNHVTKDGNGQLKAGLGQSWSHVPRTRVLLQRVESPGASSTSLRTATLTKSSRQACHLVEEFDLCHWSEEMRTSISGKRKLESS; encoded by the exons ATGGTGGTCTTGAGAGAAGGTATCTGCCCTGGATTGAATGAAGACTTCATCAAAGCTTTACAGGCAGAAGACATCAGGACAG TTGAAGACTTTGTCTCATCTAACCCAGAAGAACTTGCACAAAAGTGTTCATTGTCTTATaag GCTCTAGTAGCTGTCCGGCGTGTGCTCTTGGCTCAGTACACTGCTTTTCCTGTCTCTGGAGCTGATCTCTACGAGGAGCTGTTGAGCTCCACTGCAATTCTGTCCACTGGCAGTCCCAG TTTGGATAAGCTCCTAGATTCTGGGCTGTACACAGGGGAAATAACTGagctgacaggaagtccagggagTGGGAAAACACAG GTGTGTCTTAGTGTTGCAGTCAATATATCCCACCAGCTGAAGCAGAGTGTGTTTTACATCGACACAAATGGTGGCATATGTGCAAACCGACTTCTTCAGATGCTACAAACCAAGACCTCTAATATGGAAGAGCAG ATGGAGGCTCTTCAAAAAATCAAGGTATTCAGAGTATTTGATGTCTACTCCTTGCTTTCAAGCCTTCAACATCTAAGATCTAATGGCCTTCAGAAG GCCTCCATTGGAGGTGGTTCAGTCAAAGTGTTAATGGTGGATTCAGTCTCTGCAGTGCTGTCATCCATGCTCGGaggaaaacaaaatgagg GTATGTCGCTGCTGATGCAAGTTGCTGGCGAGTTGAAGATGATCGCTAAAGACCTCAACCTTGCCATTCTG GTGACAAACCACGTGACCAAAGATGGAAATGGACAATTGAAAGCTGGACTTGGACAATCATGGAGCCATGTTCCACGCACACGTGTACTCCTGCAGAGAGTGGAGAGCCCAGGAGCTTCGTCCACTAGCTTACGAACCGCAACTCTGACCAAATCGTCACGACag